The stretch of DNA GCTCGCTCGCGGGCAACCGTCTTGATGCGGGCAATATCCTTACGCAGTTCGCGCAGCTTCTTAACGCCCTCGTTCTGCCCCAGCTTGGCCTGGAAGCGAATGCGGAAGAGCTGCTCGGAGGCCTTGACCTCTTCGATCTTCAGTTCGTCATCGCTCCAGTTACGAATCTTCGTCAATTCCATATCTTCTCTCCAGCAAGCCCGATGCCGGGCCGCCTCAATTCCAACTTCTTACTGCGCCGCTTCCGTTTCAGCTGGAGCATTCTTGATCACCGCGGGACGCTGCACGAAGCGCGTCTTGAGGGGCAGCTTGTTCGCCGCCAGGCGCATCGCTTCCATCGCGATTTCGGGAGTAACTCCCTCCATCTCGAAGAGGATCTTGCCCGGACGAACCACCGCCGCCCAGTGATCCAGAGCACCCTTTCCCGAGCCCATTCGAACTTCGGCCGGCTTCTTGGTCACCGGCTTATCGGGGAACAGGCGAAGCCAGACCTTGCCGCCGCGCTTGATGAAGCGCGTCATCGCGATACGGCTGGCTTCGATCTGGCGGTCGGTAATATAGCCGCACTCCATGACCTTCAGACCGTATTCGCCAAAGCTCAGCGTGGAGCCGCGCCATGCCTTGCCGCGCATTTTGCCCTTCTGCTGCTTGCGAAACTTAACCTTCTTTGGCATCAACATAGCGAAATCCTCAGTACTTGCTTAGCGAAACTCAATCAAAACGTGACTCGTGGCGACAACAATCTAAAGCTGAAACGCTCCCGCACCAACCGCAACCGGCTGACGCCGCTTCTGCTCGTAGATATCGCCGCGATAGATCCATGTCTTCACGCCGATCACGCCGTAGGTCGTGCGCGCCTCGGAGAAACCATAGTCGATGTCGGCGCGCAACGTGTGCAGCGGCAGACGTCCCTGGAGATACCACTCGGAGCGCGCGATTTCGTTGCCGTTCAGACGGCCCGACACGCGAACCTTGATCCCCTTGCAGCCGAAACGCAGCGCCGAATCCACGCTCTTGCGCATTGCGCGGCGGAAACCGACGCGCTTTTCGAGCTGCAGCGCGATGTTTTCCGAGACCAGTTGAGCGTCAAGCTCCGGCTTGTTCACTTCGAGGATATCGATGAAGACGTCCCGGCCGGTGCGCTTGGCCAGTTCAGTCTTCAGCTTCTCGATTTCCGTACCCTTGCGGCCAATCACAATGCCAGGGCGTGCGGTGCGGATGATGAACCGCAGCTTGTTGCCCGGACGCTCGATCTCGACCGAGCTCACGCCAGCAGCCTTCAGCTTGTCCTTCAGCTCTTCCTTGAGCTTAACGTCTTCAACCAGCAGCTTCGCGTAGTCGCGAACGCTGAACCAGCGTGAGCGCCAGGGCTTGTTGATTCCGAGCCGAAATCCATAGGGGTGGACTTTCTGTCCCATACTTTGCCTCTCAAATCCTTCTTTGCGAACCGGTGTTACAAACCACTACAAAACTTTGAGCTACGCTAGCCGTTTAGAAGTTACGCAGCCGACTTGGCCTTGACCGTTGACTTCCGCGCCGTCTTGGTGGACGTCTTGCCTGCCGACTTTTTGGCTGGCTTTGACGCTTTGGCTTCCGCCGCAACGACCTTCGTCACCAGACCCTCGGCTTCAGGCCGCTCTGCCACAGAAACGATGATGTGGGTGAGACGCCGCTGGTAGCGGAAAGCCCGGCCCATCGGGGCGGGACGGATGCGCTTCATGCGCGGTCCTTCATTGGCCACGGCCGTCTTCACAAACAGGTTGTCTACATCCAGATCCAGACCGCGTTCATCGGACAGGTATTTCGCATTGTCCAGTGCCGAGGTCAGCACCTTGTGAATCACCGGAGCGATCCGCTTCTTGGTAAAAGCCAGCGTCTCCAGCGCCTTCTGAACTCCCTGGCCCTTGACCAGATTCAGCACCAGCCGCGCCTTTTGCGGCGATACGCGCTGGAACCTTGCTTCGGCCCGAAATTCCTTTGTTTCGACTGCCATAATCTGCCTTCCTCGGGGACTAGCCGTCCTGGCGGCGTGCCCAAATCACTGCTTTAGCCGGCTCAAACAGAGCCTGCAATTACCGCGCCTTCGCGCCCGACTCTGCCGACTTCTGGGTGTGCCCCTTGAAGGTGCGGGTCGGAGAGAACTCGCCGAACTTGTGCCCGACCATGTTCTCCGTCACGTAGACTGGAATGAACTTTCTGCCGTTATGCACGGCAACGGTGTGGCCGATGAACTCGGGGAAGATCGTGGAGCGCCGCGACCAGGTCTTGACGACCTTCTTGTCGTTGGCGGCATTCAGCACTTCCACCTTCTTGATCAGATGCTCGTCCACAAAGGGACCCTTCTTCGTTGACCGTGCCATAAATCTCCCCTACCCTATTTTGCCCGGCGGCTGACGATGAATGCATCGGTCCGCTTGTTGTTACGCGTCTTGTAGCCACGTGTCGGCTGGCCCCATGGGGTCACCGGATGACGGCCGCCCGAGGTCTTGCCCTCGCCGCCGCCGTGCGGATGGTCGACCGGGTTCATCGAAACACCGCGGTTGGTAGGACGGATGCCCTTCCAGCGGTTACGTCCCGCCTTGCCGATGGCCACGTTCTCGTGATCGGTGTTGCCCACCTGGCCGATCGTCGCCATGCAATCCACGAGCACCTTGCGGGTCTCGCCGGAGGGCAGCTTGAGCAGCGCGTAATCGCCTTCCTTGGCGACCAATTGAGCCTGGGCTCCTGCCGAACGCGCCATCTGCGCGCCCTTGCCAGGGCGAAGCTCAATGTTGTGGACCGTGGTGCCGGAGGGAATGTTCTTGAGCGGCAACGCATTGCCGATCAGAATGTCCGCATCGGGACCGCTCATCACCTTCTGGCCGACCTTGAGGCCGACTGGCTGGATGATGTAACGCTTCTCGCCGTCCACGTAGTGAATCAGGGCGATGCGCGAAGAGCGGTTGGGGTCGTACTCGATCGTGGCTACCGTACCAGGGACGCCATACTTGTCCCGCTTGAAGTCGATCAGGCGTAGCTGCTTCTTATGTCCGCCGCCGTGATGACGCATGGTCAGATCGCCGGAATTGCGGCGTCCGCCACTGCGCTTGCGCGTAACTACCAGTGCCTTGTGCGGCTCGTTCGTGGTGATGTCATCATTCACCAGCGAAGTCTGGAAGCGAAGCGTCGGCGTAATCGGTCTGTATGTCTTGATTGCCATCGTCTGTTTCCCTTGGGCAACTGAGGCCGGCTCTCGCCTGACCCGTCTCCCACGTTTCTCCGGGGTTCAAATTTCGCCCCGATAATTCCTGCGACTTACCCGTCAGCACTACTTTTCCGTAATTCAACGGAACTAGTAGTTGGCCACGTACTCCGGCAGCTTTTCTCCGGACTTCAGGCGAACATACGCCTTCTTCCAGTCCGGTTTATAGCCGGAAAACTTGCCCCTGCGACGTTCTTTGCCGAGCACGTTGGCGGTGCGGACATTCTCCACCTTCACCTTGAACAGTGCTTCGACAGCCTGCTTGACTTCCGTCTTGGTCGCCTCGGGAGCCACGTCGAATACCAAAGTGCTCTCGGTTTCCTTGACCTGCAGGCCCTTTTCCGTGATCAGAGGGCGGCGAATAATCTCATAGAGTGTCGGCATTATGCGACCTCCTTCTGTGCGGCGGCTTGCGCTGCCAGCTTTCGCTTCGAGACTGTCTTCTTCAGCGATTCGCCGAGAAGCTCGATAGCAGCCTTCGAGAAGATCGCCCGCTCATAGCGCAACAGGTCGTAAGGATGAACCTCGTTATTGAGCATCAGCTCAACGCGATCAAGATTACGAACTCCGAGGAACAGTGCCTCCGAAAGC from Acidicapsa acidisoli encodes:
- the rplB gene encoding 50S ribosomal protein L2, yielding MAIKTYRPITPTLRFQTSLVNDDITTNEPHKALVVTRKRSGGRRNSGDLTMRHHGGGHKKQLRLIDFKRDKYGVPGTVATIEYDPNRSSRIALIHYVDGEKRYIIQPVGLKVGQKVMSGPDADILIGNALPLKNIPSGTTVHNIELRPGKGAQMARSAGAQAQLVAKEGDYALLKLPSGETRKVLVDCMATIGQVGNTDHENVAIGKAGRNRWKGIRPTNRGVSMNPVDHPHGGGEGKTSGGRHPVTPWGQPTRGYKTRNNKRTDAFIVSRRAK
- a CDS encoding 50S ribosomal protein L23, which translates into the protein MPTLYEIIRRPLITEKGLQVKETESTLVFDVAPEATKTEVKQAVEALFKVKVENVRTANVLGKERRRGKFSGYKPDWKKAYVRLKSGEKLPEYVANY
- the rpsC gene encoding 30S ribosomal protein S3; protein product: MGQKVHPYGFRLGINKPWRSRWFSVRDYAKLLVEDVKLKEELKDKLKAAGVSSVEIERPGNKLRFIIRTARPGIVIGRKGTEIEKLKTELAKRTGRDVFIDILEVNKPELDAQLVSENIALQLEKRVGFRRAMRKSVDSALRFGCKGIKVRVSGRLNGNEIARSEWYLQGRLPLHTLRADIDYGFSEARTTYGVIGVKTWIYRGDIYEQKRRQPVAVGAGAFQL
- the rplP gene encoding 50S ribosomal protein L16, producing MLMPKKVKFRKQQKGKMRGKAWRGSTLSFGEYGLKVMECGYITDRQIEASRIAMTRFIKRGGKVWLRLFPDKPVTKKPAEVRMGSGKGALDHWAAVVRPGKILFEMEGVTPEIAMEAMRLAANKLPLKTRFVQRPAVIKNAPAETEAAQ
- the rpmC gene encoding 50S ribosomal protein L29, translating into MELTKIRNWSDDELKIEEVKASEQLFRIRFQAKLGQNEGVKKLRELRKDIARIKTVARERAIGIHGAAPVAVSAAPVKAKKTKKEAK
- the rplV gene encoding 50S ribosomal protein L22: MAVETKEFRAEARFQRVSPQKARLVLNLVKGQGVQKALETLAFTKKRIAPVIHKVLTSALDNAKYLSDERGLDLDVDNLFVKTAVANEGPRMKRIRPAPMGRAFRYQRRLTHIIVSVAERPEAEGLVTKVVAAEAKASKPAKKSAGKTSTKTARKSTVKAKSAA
- the rpsS gene encoding 30S ribosomal protein S19, which translates into the protein MARSTKKGPFVDEHLIKKVEVLNAANDKKVVKTWSRRSTIFPEFIGHTVAVHNGRKFIPVYVTENMVGHKFGEFSPTRTFKGHTQKSAESGAKAR